The DNA sequence GCATCCTGCTCTTTGATATAATTTTTTACTTTATCCCAACCATATTCTCCATATTTTACATTAAATGTCAATACTTTAATATCCCGTATTGTTTTTACATTTTCTGTTTTTGGAGAAAAATTGATCCATCTTCTGATCGGGTTATAGAAAATAAGAGTCCCTAATGCAAAAGCAATCGCTATTTTTTGTTTCTTAAAAATCCAGATCAATGTAAGAATTACATGCGCCAATATCAGATAGGGGAAACCAAGCGAGAGAAGATTCAGATTGCCCAAAACGTTAGGCGGAATCCATGCATTCCCTAATGTGCTTAACAGCAAAACAGCAATAACGATATGTATAAATAGTAATATCTGATTCGACTTCATGAAAAAACGGTCTTGGTACGGTTTTCTTTCAACAAAAATCCTACCAAGCAGACAATTTTAACTCTTTTTATGATTATTTGCTCTCCGCGGAAAATTTCACGATGACAGGATAATGATCTGAAATACTTACAGAACGGTCAACTTCGTAAGATATTGCCTTTACTGATTTTGAAGAAAAGACATAGTCGATTCTGATTGGAAATTTATAGTCGTGAAAACTGGTTGCACTGCCTTTCCCAGCCGTTAAAAACGCATCTTCAAGCCCATCTGATAAATGATAATATTCGTAAGAATTGGGTACAGAATTAAAGTCTCCGGCAAGGATGACCGGATAAGGTGAATTTTCAATTACTTTATGAATCAAGCTAACCTGTTCCTGATGTTTTTTAAAGGTAGGAATGAGCCTTTTAACGACATCTTTTATTTTTTGTTCGTTGGTGTCGGTATTTCCGTTAAGTTTCACCATATCTTTTTCGAACCGGAAAGGATTAAGATAAACATCAATGAATCTATATATCCTACCATTAATTTCTATATCAACCTGCAGTCCGGGAATTCTTACATTTTCATCTTGTGGATCTATGATCTGCTGCTTAATGATCTTATGCTTTGTTAAAATCGTTAACCCTCCGCCAGGATTTGCTTTCTGATACCCTTCAAATTGATAATCTTTACCGGCATCTTCCTGTAAAAAAAGAACATCTGCATTCTGAGATTTCAGATAAGGGGCAATCTCTTTGTTTCCTCTGCCACCAGCTCTGGTATTGAAAGAAACTACTTTTATCCCGGAATTTTCTTTTTTATCGGAATAGTTAACCCATCGTTTTACAGGATTAATAAAAGCAAGACCCGCAAACATAAATACAAACGCTCTTTTTTTCCAGCTGAAAACCCAGAATATCGTCAGAATGACATAAAGGATCATAAGCACCGGAAAACCTAAGGAAAGCAGATTCAACCACGGAAAAATCTTCGGTGGAACATATGCATTCAATAATGTGCCCAGCAGCAAAAATAGAATTCCCAGATGCAGAACGAATAGTATGAGTCGGAAAACCTTCACAATGTTATTTTAATTGAAGCGGTACAAATGTTTTTTCCAGTTGAGTGCCAACAGCCAACCTACTAAAGCTCCACCTACGTGGGCAAGGTGAGCAATACCGCCTCCATTCCCTGAAAGCCCAAGATATACTGAAACAACAACAATAATAGGCAAAAGGTATTTTACTTTTATAGGTACCGGAATAAACATGATTCCAATTTTAGAATCAGGATATAATGTTGCAAATGCAGCTACGACGCCGAAAATAGCACCGGAAGCACCTACCATAGGCGTGGCTACAATACCTTTGAAACTTTCCAGTAATTCTTTTTGTTTAAGAATAGAATCTGTATTCCCAGTAAACTCAACACTGGCACCAGACAAATATGCATTTACATTAAACCCAAGCTGCTCTAACTCGCGGGAAAGCTGCTGAACTTCAACAAAATTCCACAAATTAAAAAGGAAAAAGGCTCCTAAACCGCTTGCAAAATATAAAATCAGATACTTTTTGTCTCCTAATGTCTGCTCCAGAATGGGCCCAAAACTAAAAAGAGTCATCATATTAAATAAAATATGCATGATACTTCCGTGCATGAACATATGGGTAATAACCTGCCATGAATGGAAAAAAGGTGAGAACGGATAAAATCCCGCGAGATAACCAATCATCTGATTACCCATGAAATAAGTAACAATAAATACTATAACATTGATGATAATAATATTTCTTGTAATCGGCGGTATATTGTTAAACATAATTTTTTAAAATTTATTTTTGAAGTCATTAAACGGAACTTCGTAATAGCATCTTTTGCCATCCGGTAAAAATTCCGGGAAGCCTAATGCCGTAAAGTCTTTGATCAGCTGTTCCGCATCTTTTTTATAAATAAAGTCAAATCTTGACTTCGACTGCATTTTGTTCCATTGATTATGGTAATACTGCAAAAATTCTTCTTCTGTCTTGTATTCCAGGATTTCAAAAAGGTTTTCCAGGAATTGCATTGCCTGGGTTTCTTTCAAGCCTTCAGGAAGTGAATCTATTCGAAGTACACTTTCATGAGCAATTTTCATGTCAAACCCTAATTCCGGAAGATATTTTTTGATCGAGTTGTATTTTGCCTTCTCAATTTCATTCATATGATATTCCAGAGAGAAAAGAAGGGCGTGGCTGTTTGTGTTTGATTTTCTGGTAGATTTATTTCCTTCAGAAACCAATAGCCTGTGCATTCTTCCAAGATCCAGCATCAATGTCACATCTCCTTTATTGAAAAGCCAGTAACCGTTCGGAAGTCTCATCAGATCTTCATCAAAATCTTCGTCTTCAAATAAATTGATCTTTGAAGGCTCAGCAGTAATATTCTGATGATACATTTCCGTAAGATTCTGAATTTCTTCCGGATGCACTACATTTCTTTCTTCAAGGAACGGGTTATAATCTTTATCTACGATGATTTCCGGCATTTTCACAAAACCACTTCCACCGCTATTTCCTTTGCTTGGAATAGGTTTATTCATCATTTCATCCAATTCAGGGTCTCTGTCGAAATCAAGGCTTGGAGAAACATTATAAATTCCTAAAGATCTTTTAATGGTTGAGCGGAGCAAAGCAAAAATAAGATGTTCATCTTCAAATTTCACCTCGGTTTTCTGTGGATGAATATTGACATCTATTTTCTCCGGATCAAGCTCCAGAAAAAGAAAAAACGAAGGCACATATCCCGGCTGAAGCAATCCTTCAAAAGCTTCCTGTACTGCTTTATTGAAGTATGGGCTTCTGAAATACCTCCCGTTCACAAAAAGAAACTGCTCTCCTCTTGCTTTCTTGGCTCCTTCAGGTTTAGCAACAAACCCATGAAGCTTACACCAGATAATATCTTCTTTGATAGGAATTAAAAGCGGCTGAAGCTTTCTTCCGAAAACATCTACAATACGCTGCATCTGACTTCCTTTTCTCAATCTGAAAACAGCTTCATCATCATGGAAAAGGGAAAACTCCAGATTCTCATGAGCCAATGCAACACGCTGAAATTCATCAATTACGTGTCTGAATTCAATATTATTATTTTTTAAAAACTTCCTTCTTGCAGGAACGTTATAAAAAAGATTTTTTACTAAAAAATTTGATCCGTCTGCGGTCTGAACCGGGTCCTGAAACTGGAAAACTCCACCTTCAATATAAATGTTGGTACCGATAGATGTGTCTTTCTGCTTCGTTCTGAGCTCCACCTGAGAAACCGCTGCAATAGAGGCCAGTGCTTCACCACGGAAACCTTTTGTAGCAATTTTAAAGATATCTTCTGTTCCTTTGATTTTGGAGGTAGCATGTCTTTCAAATGCCATACGGGCATCTGTTTCGGACATTCCTTTTCCGTCGTCTACCACCTGAATAAGGTTTTTACCGGCATCTCTGATGATCAGTTCAATTTTCGTTGCATCTGCATCAATAGCATTTTCCAAAAGTTCTTTCACGATGGATGCAGGCCGCTGCACCACCTCTCCCGCTGCAATTTGGTTGGCTACATGATCCGGTAAAAGCTGAAT is a window from the Chryseobacterium indologenes genome containing:
- a CDS encoding rhomboid family intramembrane serine protease codes for the protein MFNNIPPITRNIIIINVIVFIVTYFMGNQMIGYLAGFYPFSPFFHSWQVITHMFMHGSIMHILFNMMTLFSFGPILEQTLGDKKYLILYFASGLGAFFLFNLWNFVEVQQLSRELEQLGFNVNAYLSGASVEFTGNTDSILKQKELLESFKGIVATPMVGASGAIFGVVAAFATLYPDSKIGIMFIPVPIKVKYLLPIIVVVSVYLGLSGNGGGIAHLAHVGGALVGWLLALNWKKHLYRFN
- the mutL gene encoding DNA mismatch repair endonuclease MutL gives rise to the protein MSDIIQLLPDHVANQIAAGEVVQRPASIVKELLENAIDADATKIELIIRDAGKNLIQVVDDGKGMSETDARMAFERHATSKIKGTEDIFKIATKGFRGEALASIAAVSQVELRTKQKDTSIGTNIYIEGGVFQFQDPVQTADGSNFLVKNLFYNVPARRKFLKNNNIEFRHVIDEFQRVALAHENLEFSLFHDDEAVFRLRKGSQMQRIVDVFGRKLQPLLIPIKEDIIWCKLHGFVAKPEGAKKARGEQFLFVNGRYFRSPYFNKAVQEAFEGLLQPGYVPSFFLFLELDPEKIDVNIHPQKTEVKFEDEHLIFALLRSTIKRSLGIYNVSPSLDFDRDPELDEMMNKPIPSKGNSGGSGFVKMPEIIVDKDYNPFLEERNVVHPEEIQNLTEMYHQNITAEPSKINLFEDEDFDEDLMRLPNGYWLFNKGDVTLMLDLGRMHRLLVSEGNKSTRKSNTNSHALLFSLEYHMNEIEKAKYNSIKKYLPELGFDMKIAHESVLRIDSLPEGLKETQAMQFLENLFEILEYKTEEEFLQYYHNQWNKMQSKSRFDFIYKKDAEQLIKDFTALGFPEFLPDGKRCYYEVPFNDFKNKF
- a CDS encoding endonuclease/exonuclease/phosphatase family protein — encoded protein: MKVFRLILFVLHLGILFLLLGTLLNAYVPPKIFPWLNLLSLGFPVLMILYVILTIFWVFSWKKRAFVFMFAGLAFINPVKRWVNYSDKKENSGIKVVSFNTRAGGRGNKEIAPYLKSQNADVLFLQEDAGKDYQFEGYQKANPGGGLTILTKHKIIKQQIIDPQDENVRIPGLQVDIEINGRIYRFIDVYLNPFRFEKDMVKLNGNTDTNEQKIKDVVKRLIPTFKKHQEQVSLIHKVIENSPYPVILAGDFNSVPNSYEYYHLSDGLEDAFLTAGKGSATSFHDYKFPIRIDYVFSSKSVKAISYEVDRSVSISDHYPVIVKFSAESK